A single Anopheles arabiensis isolate DONGOLA chromosome 2, AaraD3, whole genome shotgun sequence DNA region contains:
- the LOC120893675 gene encoding uncharacterized protein LOC120893675 isoform X1, translating into MFSRLCKNTIFPTGVSQSSAATASTTAQGDSGTDHRTAATGSSSAARTSHQPRAGTSETTAPGASVAGEQQQQQPPVGSSVAVVAAAIAADRRRRRHQQQQHQQQQQLGGRNLPSLPVLPPRSRGPIRAPEPPPPYWAHYAHRPVPAGERIGGAASSSSPSTAAHGRGSGGGGAPAAAAATSSRHQAATTTDDSDTSNDRPRAHRGRSTSGDSSSIGATVRREDGRGGPRGGGPERAEPAAVLRHRYHVPNQQRQRIKEHLLSQDAFCPDLVRNCKNIATESPERQPSPAPVEYAEIGEVGRALAAVAINDGASTSAGGRRKQQEDVTAASSTNDALPSSSASGTGIGGAAPSTATMGQNLSIRRPKISLTWVLREQSREGTGTAGSGPTNQAHPQQPPVLQSIPGKCSPAGSSPVDKTSQCILAGSGHGMAAGVQSTAGQITTSGTGIGAAPLGQTNGPTSNGSTLNGHTHHHHHVIVRKKSRTRSKERLFSEKYVSDNNLSEYHSEKLRSVVHANEYTAAPTATPTGASSNLYRKSNRKNSERLKKKDRLLLYPNGTTVVDGPVHHNNNNQHAINLNKEPAAYGEGLKEKLAVALKNTYSEPSLYTTVSEPSASTKHRHHSRHHHRRRRERYRSQRFGYEIQNVDEFLSKCSLSSPGNIPVVLSSAATLYQTRPGSYQIEIPLPLGMVVNAVFKNQNWLYVQTPHAEEGYVAYDTCLPLGILPSNQRSSSSSKPTPCWESNKDVFPKPCGNLTDSEKEIQQLRGGTRSEGRRTPRLKRSSANSRSAVSITACNSERDLDSLYLRTVASNQPKTADGQAQYAQLKLTSKVLNTVVPSVRSEKSLAIEQLEKLICSGSGDYVHLLKQQQQQLLLKQQQYITQLRQQQQQQQLCKADSPPSIGKPTKVINGSNHLRISLTGTTNGNGTLSVPGSGVCTAGAAAAAAVRQTLLAITENYCSDAVSVHKGDVVTLLACKEYQEKGLKNYKQWFFVRTRDGHEGYIPAEAAGHGFL; encoded by the exons atgttttcGAGATTGTGTAAAAACACCATCTTCCCTACGGGAGTGAGCCAATCTTCTGCGGCGACTGCTTCCACCACAGCACAGGGCGACAGCGGCACGGATCATCGGACAG CAGCGACCGGTAGTAGCAGCGCGGCCCGAACGTCCCACCAACCGAGGGCTGGAACGAGCGAGACCACCGCACCGGGCGCATCAGTAGcgggcgagcagcagcagcagcagccgccggtCGGCAGTTCTGTGGCCGTTGTTGCAGCGGCCATCGCAGCCGATCGACGTCGACGgcgacatcagcagcaacagcatcagcaacagcagcagctgggcgGACGTAATCTACCATCGCTGCCGGTTCTGCCGCCGAGATCTCGCGGACCGATAAGGGCCCCggaaccaccgccaccgtacTGGGCGCACTACGCACACCGACCGGTTCCAGCTGGCGAGAGGATTGGTGGTGCCGCATCCTCCTCCTCACCGTCCACTGCTGCCCACGGTCGTGGTAGTGGTGGGGGTGGTgcaccggctgctgctgctgctacttccaGCAGGCACCAGGCAGCCACGACCACCGACGACAGTGACACCAGCAATGACAGGCCCCGCGCTCATCGTGGCAGATCAACGTCCGGTGATAGCTCGTCGATTGGTGCGACCGTACGCAGAGAGGACGGCAGGGGAGGCCCGAGAGGAGGGGGGCCCGAGCGAGCGGAACCCGCTGCCGTACTGCGGCATCGCTACCACGTACCGaaccagcagcggcagcgcaTCAAGGAGCATTTGCTAA GTCAGGATGCATTTTGTCCCGATTTGGTGCGAAACTGTAAGAATATTGCGACCGAATCGCCGGAACGTCAACCATCGCCCGCGCCGGTAGAGTACGCCGAGATTGGTGAAGTAGGCCGCGCTCTTGCAGCGGTTGCCATCAACGACGGTGCGTCAACGTCGGCTGGGGGTCGCAGGAAGCAGCAGGAAGACGTCACTGCAGCGTCCAGCACCAACGACGCGCTGCCGTCATCTTCCGCTTCTGGCACGGGTATCGGTGGTGCTGCACCATCGACAGCTACTATGGGTCAAAACTTGAGTATTCGTAGACCAAAGATTTCACTAACATGGGTGCTGCGGGAACAGTCGCGCGAAGGAACTGGAACGGCCGGGAGTGGCCCGACCAATCAGGCTCATCCACAGCAACCGCCAGTGTTACAGAGCATCCCCGGGAAGTGCTCTCCAGCAGGGTCATCGCCGGTAGATAAGACGAGTCAGTGCATATTGGCTGGAAGTGGACATGGAATGGCTGCAGGTGTGCAAAGCACTGCAGGGCAAATCACAACTTCAGGTACAGGTATAGGTGCCGCTCCTCTAGGTCAAACCAATGGACCCACCTCCAATGGAAGTACACTAAATGGGCATacacatcaccatcatcacgtGATCGTGAGGAAAAAGTCTAGAACGCGCAGCAAGGAGCGTCTGTTTAGCGAGAAGTACGTCAGTGATAACAATCTCTCGGAGTACCACAGTGAGAAGTTGCGCTCCGTGGTGCATGCGAACGAGTACACTGCCGCACCGACTGCCACTCCCACAGGTGCTAGCTCCAACCTGTACCGAAAGAGCAACCGCAAGAACAGTGAGCGTTTGAAGAAGAAGGATCGGCTGCTGCTCTACCCGAATGGGACCACCGTGGTGGACGGACCGGTgcatcacaacaacaacaatcagcACGCGATCAATCTCAACAAGGAGCCGGCAGCGTACGGTGAAGGACTGAAGGAGAAGCTGGCAGTTGCGCTGAAGAATACCTACTCCGAGCCGTCCCTGTACACGACGGTGTCGGAACCGTCGGCCTCTACCAAGCACCGGCATCACAGCAGGCATCATCACAGGCGACGGCGGGAGCGCTACCGTTCGCAGCGGTTCGGGTACGAGATCCAGAACGTGGACGAGTTCCTGTCCAAGTGTTCGCTGTCCTCGCCCGGTAACATACCCGTGGTGCTGTCGTCCGCCGCGACGCTGTATCAGACGCGGCCCGGCAGCTACCAGATCGAGATACCGCTACCACTCGGGATGGTGGTGAACGCGGTGTTCAAGAACCAGAACTGGCTGTACGTGCAGACGCCCCACGCGGAGGAGGGCTATGTGGCGTACGATACCTGTCTACCGCTCGGTATACTGCCATCAAACCAAAG ATCTTCATCCAGTTCGAAGCCTACCCCTTGCTGGGAGTCGAACAAGGACGTCTTCCCGAAGCCGTGTGGCAATCTGACGGACAGCGAGAAGGAAATACAGCAGCTACGGGGTGGCACGCGCTCTGAGGGTCGCCGAACGCCCCGGCTGAAGCGAAGCAGTGCCAACAGTCGCAGTGCCGTGTCGATCACCGCCTGCAACAGTGAGCGGGATCTCGACTCGCTGTATTTGCGCACGGTAGCGTCCAACCAACCGAAGACGGCCGATGGGCAGGCACAGTACGCGCAGCTGAAGCTTACCTCCAAGGTGCTGAACACGGTCGTTCCTTCGGTCAGGTCGGAGAAGTCTTTGGCAATCGAGCAACTGGAGAAGCTGATCTGCTCCGGTAGTGGCGATTACGTGCATCtgctgaagcagcagcagcaacagttgctcttgaagcagcagcagtacatcacgcagctgcgccagcagcagcagcagcagcagctctgtAAAGCCGACTCTCCACCATCGATTGGGAAGCCTACCAAAGTTATCAATGGAAGCAATCACTTGCGCATCTCACTTACCGGTACGACCAACGGAAATGGGACGTTATCAGTGCCTGGGAGTGGAGTTTGCACAGCGGGAGCCGCCGCTGCGGCCGCCGTTCGGCAGACACTGCTTGCCATCACGGAGAACTACTGCTCGGATGCGGTTTCGGTGCACAAGGGCGATGTGGTAACGCTGCTCGCCTGCAAGGAGTACCAGGAGAAGGGTTTGAAGAACTACAAGCAGTGGTTTTTCGTGCGGACGCGCGACGGCCACGAGGGATACATACCGGCGGAAGCGGCCGGACATGGGTTTCTGTAA
- the LOC120893677 gene encoding uncharacterized protein LOC120893677, producing the protein MAEPVRRELRISHPPLEPIVRDGKIREQIELESKGRREYRKKWGYITQPATTEFYDLKRNNQKLREIQQARNQNVSLREYDGHGESFFVSKQMFKTLLDTCRCGRKRTNTHALKCLQKPKNTYEKTDDEEEDEELEKQRKQQQQREGRRAKNGSGGSGREGEEDVETVSSYIPKVPTLSSGMYGWPQNRFVAMEKTTYYVSPRYTMPGHPIVDSHPYNNIILG; encoded by the exons ATGGCCGAACCAGTGCGTAGAGAATTAAGGATTTCTCATCCTCCGCTGGAGCCCATCGTTCGTGATGGCAAAAT CCGTGAGCAAATCGAGCTGGAAAGCAAGGGCCGCCGAGAGTATCGGAAAAAGTGGGGCTACATCACGCAACCGGCCACGACCGAGTTCTACGACCTGAAGCGCAACAATCAGAAGCTGCGCGAGATACAGCAGGCCCGCAACCAGAACGTTAGCCTGCGCGAATACGATGGCCACGGGGAGTCGTTTTTCGTCTCGAAGCAGATGTTCAAAACGCTGCTCGATACGTGCCGGTGTGGCCGGAAGCGTACCAACACCCACGCGCTCAAGTGTTTGCAAAAGCCGAAAAACACGTACGAAAAGacggacgacgaggaggaggacgaggagctgGAGAAGCagcgcaagcagcagcagcagcgtgaagGGCGCAGAGCGAAGAACGGTTCCGGTGGAAGTGGCCGCGAGGGAGAGGAGGATGTGGAAACCGTCAGCAGCTACATACCGAAGGTGCCAACGTTGAGCTCAG GTATGTACGGTTGGCCCCAAAACCGTTTTGTAGCGATGGAAAAAACGACTTACTATGTATCACCACGCTACACCATGCCCGGACACCCGATCGTCGACAGCCATCCGTACAATAACATCATTCTTGGGTAG
- the LOC120893675 gene encoding uncharacterized protein LOC120893675 isoform X2 produces MFSRLCKNTIFPTGVSQSSAATASTTAQGDSGTDHRTATGSSSAARTSHQPRAGTSETTAPGASVAGEQQQQQPPVGSSVAVVAAAIAADRRRRRHQQQQHQQQQQLGGRNLPSLPVLPPRSRGPIRAPEPPPPYWAHYAHRPVPAGERIGGAASSSSPSTAAHGRGSGGGGAPAAAAATSSRHQAATTTDDSDTSNDRPRAHRGRSTSGDSSSIGATVRREDGRGGPRGGGPERAEPAAVLRHRYHVPNQQRQRIKEHLLSQDAFCPDLVRNCKNIATESPERQPSPAPVEYAEIGEVGRALAAVAINDGASTSAGGRRKQQEDVTAASSTNDALPSSSASGTGIGGAAPSTATMGQNLSIRRPKISLTWVLREQSREGTGTAGSGPTNQAHPQQPPVLQSIPGKCSPAGSSPVDKTSQCILAGSGHGMAAGVQSTAGQITTSGTGIGAAPLGQTNGPTSNGSTLNGHTHHHHHVIVRKKSRTRSKERLFSEKYVSDNNLSEYHSEKLRSVVHANEYTAAPTATPTGASSNLYRKSNRKNSERLKKKDRLLLYPNGTTVVDGPVHHNNNNQHAINLNKEPAAYGEGLKEKLAVALKNTYSEPSLYTTVSEPSASTKHRHHSRHHHRRRRERYRSQRFGYEIQNVDEFLSKCSLSSPGNIPVVLSSAATLYQTRPGSYQIEIPLPLGMVVNAVFKNQNWLYVQTPHAEEGYVAYDTCLPLGILPSNQRSSSSSKPTPCWESNKDVFPKPCGNLTDSEKEIQQLRGGTRSEGRRTPRLKRSSANSRSAVSITACNSERDLDSLYLRTVASNQPKTADGQAQYAQLKLTSKVLNTVVPSVRSEKSLAIEQLEKLICSGSGDYVHLLKQQQQQLLLKQQQYITQLRQQQQQQQLCKADSPPSIGKPTKVINGSNHLRISLTGTTNGNGTLSVPGSGVCTAGAAAAAAVRQTLLAITENYCSDAVSVHKGDVVTLLACKEYQEKGLKNYKQWFFVRTRDGHEGYIPAEAAGHGFL; encoded by the exons atgttttcGAGATTGTGTAAAAACACCATCTTCCCTACGGGAGTGAGCCAATCTTCTGCGGCGACTGCTTCCACCACAGCACAGGGCGACAGCGGCACGGATCATCGGACAG CGACCGGTAGTAGCAGCGCGGCCCGAACGTCCCACCAACCGAGGGCTGGAACGAGCGAGACCACCGCACCGGGCGCATCAGTAGcgggcgagcagcagcagcagcagccgccggtCGGCAGTTCTGTGGCCGTTGTTGCAGCGGCCATCGCAGCCGATCGACGTCGACGgcgacatcagcagcaacagcatcagcaacagcagcagctgggcgGACGTAATCTACCATCGCTGCCGGTTCTGCCGCCGAGATCTCGCGGACCGATAAGGGCCCCggaaccaccgccaccgtacTGGGCGCACTACGCACACCGACCGGTTCCAGCTGGCGAGAGGATTGGTGGTGCCGCATCCTCCTCCTCACCGTCCACTGCTGCCCACGGTCGTGGTAGTGGTGGGGGTGGTgcaccggctgctgctgctgctacttccaGCAGGCACCAGGCAGCCACGACCACCGACGACAGTGACACCAGCAATGACAGGCCCCGCGCTCATCGTGGCAGATCAACGTCCGGTGATAGCTCGTCGATTGGTGCGACCGTACGCAGAGAGGACGGCAGGGGAGGCCCGAGAGGAGGGGGGCCCGAGCGAGCGGAACCCGCTGCCGTACTGCGGCATCGCTACCACGTACCGaaccagcagcggcagcgcaTCAAGGAGCATTTGCTAA GTCAGGATGCATTTTGTCCCGATTTGGTGCGAAACTGTAAGAATATTGCGACCGAATCGCCGGAACGTCAACCATCGCCCGCGCCGGTAGAGTACGCCGAGATTGGTGAAGTAGGCCGCGCTCTTGCAGCGGTTGCCATCAACGACGGTGCGTCAACGTCGGCTGGGGGTCGCAGGAAGCAGCAGGAAGACGTCACTGCAGCGTCCAGCACCAACGACGCGCTGCCGTCATCTTCCGCTTCTGGCACGGGTATCGGTGGTGCTGCACCATCGACAGCTACTATGGGTCAAAACTTGAGTATTCGTAGACCAAAGATTTCACTAACATGGGTGCTGCGGGAACAGTCGCGCGAAGGAACTGGAACGGCCGGGAGTGGCCCGACCAATCAGGCTCATCCACAGCAACCGCCAGTGTTACAGAGCATCCCCGGGAAGTGCTCTCCAGCAGGGTCATCGCCGGTAGATAAGACGAGTCAGTGCATATTGGCTGGAAGTGGACATGGAATGGCTGCAGGTGTGCAAAGCACTGCAGGGCAAATCACAACTTCAGGTACAGGTATAGGTGCCGCTCCTCTAGGTCAAACCAATGGACCCACCTCCAATGGAAGTACACTAAATGGGCATacacatcaccatcatcacgtGATCGTGAGGAAAAAGTCTAGAACGCGCAGCAAGGAGCGTCTGTTTAGCGAGAAGTACGTCAGTGATAACAATCTCTCGGAGTACCACAGTGAGAAGTTGCGCTCCGTGGTGCATGCGAACGAGTACACTGCCGCACCGACTGCCACTCCCACAGGTGCTAGCTCCAACCTGTACCGAAAGAGCAACCGCAAGAACAGTGAGCGTTTGAAGAAGAAGGATCGGCTGCTGCTCTACCCGAATGGGACCACCGTGGTGGACGGACCGGTgcatcacaacaacaacaatcagcACGCGATCAATCTCAACAAGGAGCCGGCAGCGTACGGTGAAGGACTGAAGGAGAAGCTGGCAGTTGCGCTGAAGAATACCTACTCCGAGCCGTCCCTGTACACGACGGTGTCGGAACCGTCGGCCTCTACCAAGCACCGGCATCACAGCAGGCATCATCACAGGCGACGGCGGGAGCGCTACCGTTCGCAGCGGTTCGGGTACGAGATCCAGAACGTGGACGAGTTCCTGTCCAAGTGTTCGCTGTCCTCGCCCGGTAACATACCCGTGGTGCTGTCGTCCGCCGCGACGCTGTATCAGACGCGGCCCGGCAGCTACCAGATCGAGATACCGCTACCACTCGGGATGGTGGTGAACGCGGTGTTCAAGAACCAGAACTGGCTGTACGTGCAGACGCCCCACGCGGAGGAGGGCTATGTGGCGTACGATACCTGTCTACCGCTCGGTATACTGCCATCAAACCAAAG ATCTTCATCCAGTTCGAAGCCTACCCCTTGCTGGGAGTCGAACAAGGACGTCTTCCCGAAGCCGTGTGGCAATCTGACGGACAGCGAGAAGGAAATACAGCAGCTACGGGGTGGCACGCGCTCTGAGGGTCGCCGAACGCCCCGGCTGAAGCGAAGCAGTGCCAACAGTCGCAGTGCCGTGTCGATCACCGCCTGCAACAGTGAGCGGGATCTCGACTCGCTGTATTTGCGCACGGTAGCGTCCAACCAACCGAAGACGGCCGATGGGCAGGCACAGTACGCGCAGCTGAAGCTTACCTCCAAGGTGCTGAACACGGTCGTTCCTTCGGTCAGGTCGGAGAAGTCTTTGGCAATCGAGCAACTGGAGAAGCTGATCTGCTCCGGTAGTGGCGATTACGTGCATCtgctgaagcagcagcagcaacagttgctcttgaagcagcagcagtacatcacgcagctgcgccagcagcagcagcagcagcagctctgtAAAGCCGACTCTCCACCATCGATTGGGAAGCCTACCAAAGTTATCAATGGAAGCAATCACTTGCGCATCTCACTTACCGGTACGACCAACGGAAATGGGACGTTATCAGTGCCTGGGAGTGGAGTTTGCACAGCGGGAGCCGCCGCTGCGGCCGCCGTTCGGCAGACACTGCTTGCCATCACGGAGAACTACTGCTCGGATGCGGTTTCGGTGCACAAGGGCGATGTGGTAACGCTGCTCGCCTGCAAGGAGTACCAGGAGAAGGGTTTGAAGAACTACAAGCAGTGGTTTTTCGTGCGGACGCGCGACGGCCACGAGGGATACATACCGGCGGAAGCGGCCGGACATGGGTTTCTGTAA